The following coding sequences lie in one Spinacia oleracea cultivar Varoflay chromosome 1, BTI_SOV_V1, whole genome shotgun sequence genomic window:
- the LOC130465923 gene encoding zinc finger BED domain-containing protein RICESLEEPER 2, translating into MRCAAHLLNLTVKDGLKDCEDSIKKIRGAVKFVRSSPARLQKFKNCVNQEQIESKRQLCLDVETRWNSTYLMLVYAMVFRKAFDLLENSDGGKYVAELTKQAGVPVDYDWDHASSFLPFLKIFYDATLRLSGSLYSTSNEYLLELVAISKMIKRKCESSNSGERLMAYKMKKKHDKYWDNVDNINLMLYIAVVLDPRRKMFYVKWAIDDQYDLDKASKLYGMVSDALTSLYEHYASSQTQNVSVPSEVVDLASMDTDVYNERDVADYEFNMRTRLVACCKSPTYYRRKYC; encoded by the coding sequence ATGCGTTGTGCAGCCCATCTTCTTAATCTTACTGTGAAAGATGGTTTAAAAGATTGTGAGGATTCAATCAAAAAAATTCGTGGTGCTGTGAAGTTTGTTAGATCTTCTCCTGCAAGATTACAAAAGTTTAAAAATTGTGTAAACCAAGAGCAAATTGAGTCAAAACGTCAACTTTGTTTAGATGTCGAAACTAGGTGGAACTCCACTTATTTGATGTTGGTTTATGCTATGGTTTTCCGAAAAGCTTTTGATTTGCTTGAAAATTCTGATGGTGGTAAATACGTTGCTGAGTTAACAAAACAAGCTGGTGTACCCGTTGATTATGATTGGGATCATGCTTCTTCTTTTCTcccttttcttaagattttttATGATGCTACTTTGAGGCTCTCTGGATCTTTGTATTCTACTTCTAACGAATATTTGCTAGAGCTTGTGGCAATAAGCAAAATGAtaaaaagaaagtgtgagagtagTAATAGTGGTGAGAGGTTAATGGCTTACAAAATGAAGAAAAAGCATGATAAGTATTGGGATAATGTGGATAACATTAATTTGATGTTATATATTGCTGTTGTGCTTGACCCTCGTCGTAAAATGTTCTATGTCAAGTGGGCTATAGATGATCAATATGATTTAGACAAGGCTTCGAAGTTGTATGGCATGGTCTCCGATGCTTTGACTTCTTTGTATGAACATTATGCTTCTTCTCAAACTCAAAATGTATCTGTTCCTTCGGAAGTAGTAGATTTGGCTTCTATGGATACGGATGTATACAATGAGCGTGATGTGGCAGACTATGAATTTAATATGCGGACAAGATTGGTTGCGTGTTGCAAATCGCCCACTTATTATCGAAGAAAGTATTGCTGA